The following is a genomic window from Desulfomonilia bacterium.
ACTTTTAAGGAATGCCCCGGATGGTAGGTTCTGGATGATATTCGGGCTTTTATGCACATTCATTGCCGACGGCGGGGCATATTTTGCCGGGAAGTATCTTGGAAAGCATAAGCTGTCTCCACGGCTGAGTCCTAAAAAAACAGTCGAGGGGCTGATCGGGGGCATTGCTGCAAGCGTGATATTCGGGCTGCTATTGGGGCTGGGCTATGACAAGATAACGGATTCAGTCTCCATTATGGAGCCTTTCATAAGAACTTATCCGGCGGGTCTCTTCATCCTGCTTGGTTTTGTAATCGCACTGCTTGATCTGGCAGGCGATCTCACAGCATCCATGTTCAAGCGCGAGTTCGGAATCAAGGATTTCGGCAATATCATCCCGGGACACGGAGGCATGCTTGACCGTATGGACGGTGTCATACCTGTCGGAGCGGCTTTATACATTATTCTTAGCTTCATTAATTGAGGTTGAATATGGAAAAAGTCATAATCCTTGGATCTACAGGTTCCATAGGAAATTCTGCACTTGATGTGATCAGGTCTAATCCTGACAGATACAAGGTTATCGGTCTGTGTGCCAGAAAAAGCTCGATTCAACTTGCAGAGCAGGCGCGGTTTTTCGGTGTTGAAGATATTGCCATTACCGATGAGACGACAGATGCAGGCGAGAAACACATAATCAAGGGACGCGATGCCGCGATAAATCTCATCAGGAAATTGTCTCCCGATATTGTTGTAAACGGAATATCCGGGGCGGCGGGTTTTCTTCCCACCCTTGAAGCCTTGAAGAAAGGTGTGAAACTCGCACTGGCAAACAAGGAATCCCTTGTGGTGGGGGGAAAGTTTGTAAAAGCCACAGCAAAGAAATACGGGGCGAAGATCATCCCGGTTGATTCCGAACATTCAGCCATTTTCCAGTGTCTTCAGGGAGAAAGAAAAGAAGACGTTGAAAAGATAATCCTGACAGCCTCCGGCGGACCTTTCAAGGACAGGCCCAGAGAAACATTCGCATCGGTCACTCCGGAAGAGGCGCTGAAGCACCCGACCTGGAACATGGGTCCGAGAATCACCATAGACTCTGCAACAATGGTAAACAAGGCCCTTGAGATCATTGAGGCGAGCTGGCTTTTCGACATGCCAGGCGAGAAGATAGATGTCTGGATACATCCTGCGAGCATAGTCCATTCGATCGTGCAGTTCAGAGACTCCAGCTTCAAGGCGCAGGTTGGCATTCCTGATATGAGGGTCCCCATTGCCTATGCCCTTTCATGGCCTGAAAGGCTTCTGCTGGATCTCCCGCGCTTTGATTTCCATGATATGATGTCCCTTGAATTTTCCAAACCCGAAGAGGGCAAGTTCAGGGCGCTTCGCCTTGCTCATGATGCCCTTAAAAAACCGGATACACTGCCGTGCGTAATGAATGCTGCAGATGAGGTTGCTGTCGATGAGTTTCTGAAGAGGAACTTATCATTTGACAGGATACCAATTATAATCGAAAGAACAATGGATAAACTCTCTGGAGAGAAGGCTGATACAATCGAAGAACTTATCGAACTCGACAGGAAGTCAAGAATAACAGCAAAGGAAATGATATGATAACAACAATTGTGGCATTTATTATTCTGCTCGGAATATTGATATTTTTCCACGAACTCGGCCATTTCCTTGTTGCCAAGGCGAGCGGCGTAATGGTTCTGAAATTTTCACTTGGCTTCGGTCCTTCAATTATAAAAAAGAAGATTGGCGAAACTGAATACATGATTTCCGCACTGCCGCTTGGGGGCTATGTAAAGATGCTCGGTGAGGGCAAGCAGAACGGCGAAGAGATGATCATGCCTGTTGATCCTTCACGTTCCTTTGAGGCAAAGCCTCTTAGAATCAAGGCGGCGATTGTTGCCGCAGGGCCGGCCTTCAACCTTGTTCTTGCTTTTTTCATATATGTCCTTGTTTCATGGATCGGCATACCCACGCTTTCACCGGTAATAGGTGAGGTTCAGGAAAAGACCCCCGCATATGACGCCGGACTGATGAAAGGGGATAAGATAGTCTTAATCAATTCCAGTCCAGTGAAGGAGTGGGAAGATATCCCTTCAATCATGTCGAATAATCAGACAGGGAAGCTTAACATTGTAATTGAGCGGAACGGCACCCAGTTCAAAGTGGAGGTCAGGCCCAAAATAGTCAGTGCCAAAAACTTGTTCGGAGAAAACATCAACCGTCCTTTAATAGGCATATCTCCTTCGGGTGAGACATTTATAACAAGATACGGCCCGATATCGGGACTTGGCTACGGCATAAATCAATGCTGGTGGGTTGTAAAAATGACAGGCATTGCATTTTCCAAGATTATTGAAGGGACAGTCCCGATCAAGGAAAGTCTTGGCGGGCCTATCATGATTGCGCAGGTCTCAGGTAAATCATTCAAGGCAGGTCTGCTGCCTTTTCTTGGCCTCATTGCATTTATCAGCATAAATCTGGCCATAATAAACATCCTGCCAATACCCGTACTTGACGGCGGGTATATACTGATATTTCTGATAGAAGGCATAATAAGAAGACCGCTCAAAGACAAACCGAAAGAGATTGCCCAGCAGATAGGGCTTTTTATTCTTATACTCCTGATGCTGTTCGCCTTTTACAATGATATCGCCAGGATAATCGCAGGCAAGTAAGCATGTATATCCTTGCAATTGACACCTCGACCGACATCTGTTCGGTGGCTGTTCTCAGAGATGAAGAACTCCTTGAAGAAACAAGCCGGAAGGTGAAGGCCGGCCATTCGGGCACGGTCCTGAATCTCATCGACGAGGTGCTGAAAAATTCAGGCCTTAATAAAAAAGATATCAATCTGATTGCAACCGGCCTCGGCCCGGGGTCGTTCACGGGCATCCGAATCGGTATTGCCACAGCCAAAGGTCTGGCTGCAGCTCTGAACTGTGAAGTCAGGGGTGTTGTTACACTGGATGCCGTTGCAGCGAATGTGCCCAAGACCGACAGGCATATAATGCCTGTACTGGACGCCAGAAAGGGTGAAATTTTCTGTGCTTTGTATGATAAAGACAGACATAGACTATCGCCTCAGGTCAATATCGAACCGTCTCAGGTCAAAGACATGATATCCGGGCCGACACTTTTTACAGGAAACGCCATAGCTCTTTACGATGAGGTATTCAGCAACAGCCTTGGAAGCCTGTATCAGGCCGCAGATAAAGATCTGTGGTATCCAAGGGCTGCGGTTATAGGAAAGCTTGCTCTCAACCCGTCTTTTGCGGTTAAGGATATCAGTCCCGTTTATATCCGTGCCTCAGATGCGACCCTGCTTTTGAAAAGGATATCACCTGAATCCTGATTAAGCTTTTTATTGACGCCGTCGCTTTAAAAAGGATACCATCCGGTTTGCCTCAATCGATATTAATACTGCCAGGAGGTGTCTAGTGTATAAGGATTTATCAGGGAAAACAGCTCTTGTAACAGGTTCGGGAAAAAAAACCGGAATAGGTTATGCAATTGCCGAGAAACTTGCCTCAAACGGCGCAAACATCATCATTGCAGACATGGGGGCGCTTGCCGGCGCGCAAGGTGAAGTGAGTACCGGCACAGGTAATGAAATGGCAGCCATTGTATCCGAACTTAAAGAACGTTTTAACGTGGATGCGATGTCTGTGGACGTAGATGTGACAAACAACGGTACGATTGCTGCAATGGCAGAGGCTGTAAAGGTCAGATTCGGCAGGGTCGATGTCCTTGTAAATAACGCTGGTGCCTCGTTCGGTGTGCCGAATTCATTCCTCTATTATGATGAGGCGGCATGGATGAAAACGATAGACGTCAATCTTCACGGCCCCTTCAGGGTTTCAAGGGCGATAATTCCCATGATGCCGCCCGGGTCGAGCATTATCAACATGTCCTCACGCGCAGGAAAGGTCCCTCCGTTATTCAACGGAGCTTATGCCGTTGCAAAATCCGGCCTTATCATGCAGACAAAGGTGATGGCGAAAGAGCTTGCGCCGAATATCCGCGTTAATGCAATAGCCCCGGGTCAGATCGGCACGGAACTCGAGCACTGGAGATTCGGTCTGGAGGCAAAGTTCTTCAATACAACGATCGAGGACAGAAGGCAGGAGATGATAAAAACCATACCGATGGCGAGAATAGGAGATCCGGCTGATGTGGCTAATCTGGCGGCATTTCTGGCGTCATCCGAGTCATCGTATATAACCGGTCAGGCCATAAACATGACCGGCGGGCAGCTGATGGAGCTGTAAAAAAGAAAATTAAAAAGAAATTAAGGAGGAAGAATAATGGAAACAGTAATCGGCGGAAAGCTTGCTGCAGATGCGCTTATCGATCTTGGGATAGAATATATCTTCACGATCTCGGGGGGACATATCACACCCATCTACCAATACCTTGAAGGTTCGAACGTAAAGCTGTTCGATACGCGCCATGAGCAGGCTGCGTGCTTTATGGCAGAGGCAGTGGGACGTCTGACAAAGAAGCCGGGAATTGCAATGGTAACGGCAGGCCCCGGTTTTACTAATACACTCTCGGCAATTGCCAATGCGAAGCTTGCAAACTCTCCGATGGTACTTATTTCAGGCTGTGTCGGCATAGAAAGCTGCGAGAAACTGGACCTGCAGGATATGAGACAATTCCCAGTCATTGAGCCGATAGTAAAAAAGGCGTTTTTGTGCCAGAGGGCGGAGCGCATCCCTGAATTCATAGACATGGCATACCGTACCGCGATTACCGGAAGACCCGGACCCGTTTACCTTGAGCTGCCTGTAGACGTGCTCAACACGCCAGTGAGCATGGACAGGGTTAAAAAGACAAAAACCATTCCCATGTCCAGACCTGTCGATCTTGAGAAGACTCCAAAACTGATTGAAATGATACTTGCCTCCGAAAGACCGCTGATCATAGCCGGAAGCGGGGCATGGTATTCTGGAGCGGAGGATGAATTAAAGGCATTTGCCGAAATGACAGGCATCCCTGTAATGACGGTCAATGCAGGCAGGGGGGTTCTGCCCGACACGCACGAACTATGCTTTGAAGGCTCTCTTGCAATCAGACCGGGGGCTGCATTCATGGCGAACGCATCAGCGGATCTCGTCATACTTTTAGGTTCAAGGATAAGCCTCTATTATCTGTTCGGCGATGTCTTCCCTGCAACGGCCAAAATGGTGCACGTTGATATCGAAGCGGAGGAGATCGGCCGAAACCGCTCGATCGATCTGGGCATTGTCAGCGATGTCAAGGCCTTCCTGGGCGAATGCACCAAGGTTATCGGCGCCAAGGCCTTCGGACCCGGGATGCAGAAGAAATTCAGACCATGGGTTGAGACACTCAAAGAGGCTGATATCGCAGGAAAGGCAAACATGAAGGAAAACTGGGAAAGCTCAGGTGTTCCCATTCATCCCATAAGACTTATGAAAGAGCTGAATGACATCATGGACAGGGAAGATGATATCATTATAACCGATGGAGGCGATACGCAGGTCTGGATGGGTATGACCCGGACAGTGAGAAAAGCCGGACATTATATGGACAGCGGCCTGTACGGCTGCCTCGGAGTGGGCATACCTTACGCAAACGCCTCTAAGCTCCTTAATCCTGATAAAAGGGTACTGCTTGTGACAGGCGACGGTTCAGTCGGCTTTAATTTCATGGAATTCGAAACCGCAATAAGAAAATGCCTGCCCACAGTCGTAGTCATAAACAACGATCTGGGGTGGGGCATGATAAGGCATTCCCAGCAGCTCAGAATGGGACATGCAATCGCATGCGGCACCGAGATCGGTCCGATCCAGTACCAGAAGATGGTCGAGGCGATAGGAGGCCTTGGAATACTTGTTGAAAAAATTGAAGACGTAAGACCTGCAGTTGAAAAGGCTTTTGCATCGGGCAAGACCTGCTGCATAAATGTCATGACTGACCCTGCGCCGATAAGCCCTGGAAGTGTGGCGCTCGCTAACATGGGGGCGTATAAGGCTTAAATGAATTGTTAAGCGGGTGGTAAAAGAAGGGACGCGTGCTTTGCTTGCGCGCCCCTGATTCAAGTAAAATCAGATTTCCCGGGATAAGGGAGGCAAGGATGAAGGACGAACAGGGCTATCTCGTTTCAAAGCGTTATGCATGGTACGTATTTTTCCTGCTTTTCCTGCTTTACATGTTCAACTACATGGACAGGCAGGTTATTGTATCTCTCTTTCCTTTTTTAAAGGCGGAATGGTCGCTTAGCGATACACAATGCGGATTTTTCGTAGCGGCGGTATATTGGGCTATAATCATTTTCACCTTTCCTATTGCCCTTCTTGTCGACCGCTGGAGCAGAAAGAAATCTATAGGGATCATGGCTCTACTGTGGAGTGCGGCAACGGCGGCCTGCGCTTTTACAGGCAGTTTTTATCAGCTTTTCGCTACAAGGACAGCAGTCGGAATCGGTGAAGCGGGTTATGCCCCCGGCGGAACCGCAATGATTTCAGCGGCATTCCCGGAAAATAAGCGAGCCTTTGCTATGGGCCTGTGGAACGCATCCATCCCTCTCGGCAGTGTTCTGGGAATAATAGGCGGGGGCATGATTGCCGATCATTTCGGGTGGCGGCATGCTTTCGGATGGCTGGCAATTCCCGGGGCGATCGTGGCCCTTCTTTTCTTCCAGATCAGGGACTACAAGACCGTTGATCTTACAAAGACAACCGAACCGGGCAAAAAAGTTTCAATGGGTTTTAAAGAAATCAGCCGTGATTTTATATATAAGCCATCGCTCATTTTCGCTTATCTCGGGTTTGCAGGCAGCGTCTTTGTAACGACCTCGCTTATAAGCTGGCTTCCAACTTATTACCACAGACTTGAAGGGCTTCCGATGGCTCAGGCCGGAACCAAAGGCTCACTTGTCCTGCTTCTTGCGGTGATAGGGACTCCGCTGGGAGGTTTTCTGGCGGACCGCTGGCTTAGAAGAAGAGAGAATGCCAGGCCGCTATTCTGTGCGGCATCTTCAGCAGTAACCGCCGTGACACTTTTCATAGCCTTTTCTGTCGTGGGCGATAACCTGGAATATCCGATACTGCTTTTTGCCGGCATGGCGGGGTCGGCTTTTGTCCCAGCGGCGGTTGCAATAACGCAGGATGTTGTTCATCCGGGTGTGCGCGCGATATCGTATTCCCTGTGCGTGATTGTTCAGCACCTGCTGGGAAGCGCCCTTGGCCCAATTTTCATAGGCTTCATGTCCGATAAATTCGGTCTTGTGACTGCCCTTAAATTCCTGCCGATATTTTCACTGTTTGCAGGGGTGATGTTCCTGATGGGCTCTTTCTGGTATGTGAGAGACTATGCAAAGACGGAAAAAATTGCAGTTGAAGTTCAGGAATAAATAAACCTTAAGGCAACCCGTACATCGTGCGGGTTGCCTGTCATGACTGTTATTCTTCTTCTATGGATTCGTCATAGAACGATACGTAATCGGTGCGGTTTTTATCAAGAAAACTCATGGCAGAGCGCGGATGGATATTGAGCTGACCGGTAATCATGTACGGGATGTCGAAGCCCCAGGATATCTTCTGCCTGAGCGGTACGATGTGATCCTGTATGCATTTTATAAAAGGCCTTTGATGGAACTTGGGATTCTTAAGAAAACCGAGCAGAAGTTCAATCGGACAGTTGCCTGCTCCACGCCCCAGACCAGCAACTGTTGCATCCAGAAAGCTTGCACCAAGTATGAGCGCCTCGATTGTATTCGCATATGCAAGCTGCTGGTTGTTGTGGGTATGTATACCGACCTGTTTGCCTGATGCCCAGGCATATTTGAGATATTTGCGCGTAAGGGCCTGGATGTCTTCCGAATACAAAGCACCGAAACTGTCGACAAGGTAAATGACCTTGACCTCGCTCTGGGCGATTATTTCAAGGGCCTCGTCAAGCTCATGTTCTCTGACAACGGAGATTGCCATGAGGTTCAGCGTTGTCTCATAGCCCTTGTCGTGAATGGCCTTTATCATATCCAGGGCGGTGGGAACCTGGTGAATATAGGTTGCCACGCGGTACATGTCTATTACACTCTGGGATTTCTGCGGGATATCTTCATGATAATCCGTGCGCTCAGCGTCCGCCATGACGGAAAGCTTCAAGTCCGTATCATTGTCACCCACGATACGCCTGACATCATCTTCACTGCAGAATTTCCATGTGCCGAATTCAGACGGGGAATATATCTTTCTCGAACCCTTGTAGCCTATTTCCATATAGTCGATGCCTGCGGCGACACAGGTGTCATATATCGCCTTGACGAATACGTCATCAAAATTGCAGTTGTTGATGAGGCCGCCGTCACGGATCGTACAGTCGAGCACTTTTATGTCCGGCCTGAAGGTCAGCCAGGTGCCTTTTTTTTCAGTTAAGTTGCCTTCTGAATTTCTCTTTTCCATACAAACTCCCTCAATATATTCTTTCGTAACCTGCCGTCACATGCAGAGGTGCAAGTTCAAATAATTGCCATTTCAACAGATTTTAATCAAGAGCAAAAAACTGTCTGACTATCATCCTACCGTGATTCGCACCTTTAAAATGCGGTTTTTCCTCATGCGTTCTATGCCCAGCCTCAGGTTCTGCCATTCGATATATTCCCCTTCCTTGGGGATTCTGTCGAGCTGTGAATAAATAAGGCCCGCAACCGTATCCACATCTTCGGGAAAATCGCGGTCGATTATACGCTCCAAGTCCCTCAGTGGAGTGCTTCCGTTCACGATGTACGTATACTGGCCAACGGGTATGATGCCCTCAACCGGCTGGTCGTGTTCGTCCGAAATATCGCCTGTTATCTCTTCGATTATGTCTTCGAGTGTAACGATGCCCTTGACCGTGCCGAACTCATCGACAACAAAGGCCAGATGGCTGCGGGTCTTCTGAAAGTCTATCAGCTGCCTGTAGGTTGACTTTGTTTCAGGGACAAAATGGGCCTCTCTCAGACAGTCCCGCAACGAGAAGGCATCCTTATTACTAAAAAATCTCCATGCATCCCTGGTATGGAAATAGCCTATAATGTTGTCCGTTGTGCCGTCATAAACAGGGTAGCGGGCATATTCCTCTGCAGTAACGATCCTGATGATATCATCTAGCGATGTATTGATCGGAAAAGAGACCACGTCACTCAAAGGGATCAGTGCCTTGCGTACGGGAACGGTATCAAGATCGATGACGTTCATCAGCATTTTTGCCTTCGGTTCGGTTATCGCCCCGTCCTTGTGTCCGACATAAATGGCCGAGCCGATGTCTTCTTCCGTAATATTCTGTCCGTGTGAATCGGGATTTACACCAAAGAGTTTTGCGATTCCCATCGATACAAAATTAATCATGTATACCAGGGGTTTTAAGATAATGATCAGCCATTTCATTGGAGTCGCTATGATCAGCCCCAGGTCATCCGCCCTGTAGGCGGCAATGATTTTAGGCGTAATCTCACTGAACACCAGGATCATGAAGGTCATTATTGCAGTCGCATATAAAATGCCCTCGCTGCCGAACATTACTACAAGTACAGCAGTTGCAAGGGCGGAATTCAGGATGTTTACAAAGTTGTTGAGCAGGAGCAGGGTGCTCAAGAGTCTGTCCGGTTCCTTTATAATTTCATTGAGTCTTCTGGCGGAATGATTTCCCTCTTCCGCCATGCGACGTATTCTTACCCTGTTGACACGCATAAGGGCAGTTTCGGCAGCCGACGTCAGGGCACCTATTATCAGAAGAATCACAAGCGGGATAAGATAAAACAAATTTCCCATCAGTCTCCTCTATCAGAAGAGTGTTAACTGTTCTTTTCGGCGTCTGAGTGTTTCATCATTAATTTCCGGGCGTTCATATTCAATCATCTGCTTCTGCATTCCGGCAGGCGCATCCTTCAGGGCGCTTATGACACCGAACACACCGTCATAGCCGGGTTTCCTGATTACCCTTCCTGAGCGCATATTGGAAACCGCAAGTCCCAGTTTTTCGTCAGAGGCCTTGACGATATCCTCAATAGGGACATCAAGAAGGATGTTCAGTTCAGGGCCGAGCTTCTTTATCAGGGATTCATAGATTCTCTCAACCTTTGCTGAAGCAGGGCCGACATCGAAGCATTCCCCGAGCAGTTCTTTCAGTGGTATTGCATAATCAAACGGCCTTGCCTTCGGCGCTGTGCCATTAACCCTGTCAGACAATTCATGGACGCGGTATAGAACACCTATGGTAAGAGGCTTGCCGCAGACCGGGCAACGGCCATTAAGCTTTTCAGTCTCGTCAGGTTCAAGAGTAACCCCGCAGTCTCGATGGCCGTCCAGATGGTACTTGCCTTCTTCCGGGAAAAATTCGATTGTACCGGCAAGGCCTGAGCCTGTTTTCATGGCATTAAGCATTTCATAATAGCCAGGTTCGCATTCGAAGATAGTCGCCTCCCGGCCCAGCTTGTCTGCGGAATGTGCATCCGAATTCGAGACGAGAAAATAGGCATCAAGACTTTTCACCATGCGGTTCATGGGCGGGTCGGATGAAAGCCCTGTCTCGCAGGCGAAAATATGTTCAGCAAGGTCCAGGTAGCATTCTGAGATGGAATCAAATCCTGATTTTGAGCCAAGCGCCGAAAACCAGGGGGTCCATATGTGTGCAGGGATAATAAAGGCATCGGCGCTTGCATTTAGAACAAGGTCGAGGAGGTTTCTGGAACTCATGCCTATTATAGGCCTGCCATCGGAATTTATATTACCGATTTTTGAAAGTGCTTCGCTGATCCTTCTTGCCACACCCATATCCGGCGCGCCTATCAGGTGATGCACCTTCCTGACCCTGCCATCCTGCTTGTAAATGGTGCTGATTTCGGCGGTGAGCATGAAGGATATCTCTTTGCGGCCGGGTAGAAAGTAAAGCCCGCTGCCGTTTTCCCTGAGCCCGGTCTCGATCTCATCGAGCCATACGGGATGGGTGAAGTCTCCGGTCCCTATGACCTTTATGCCTTTAAGTTCGGCGCCTTGAGCCAGTACCTCAAGGTTGAGCGTCCTGCTGGTCGCGCGAGAAAACCTGGAATGTATGTGAAGGTCTGCAAACAGTCTCATCTAATCACCTTGTTTCTCAAACGGGCTTTATGGTATTTCAAGTTTCATGAAAGCGAAAATACTGATTCTTTTTATCATATCGACCCTTGTTTTCTTAGCATGCTCAAAGGCCAATAACAATAGCCCGGGTCAGAATGAGGCTTCGGGAGGAACGCCCGCATACGGCGATGTCTTTGTGGACTCTTCGATAGGGGATGCCTCCAACCTCATTACGATGCTTGCCACGGACGGCGCCTCCCATGAGGTAGCGGCAAATATCTATAACGGCCTCGTGAAATACGATAAGGACTTTAATATAGTCCCTGATCTGGCAGAAAGCTGGGAGATAAAAAACGACGGCAAGACAATAATCTTTCATCTGAGAAAGAACGTGCTCTGGCATGACGGCAAACCTTTCACCGCAAAGGATGTCATGTTCTCATACAAGATCATAATCGACCCAAAAACACCAACGGCATATGCGGAAAAATATAAAGAGGTGAAGTCTGCCAGGATCATCGACGACTACACGTTTGAGGTCAATTATGACAAGCCGTTTGCCCCCGGTCTCATAAGCTGGGGCCTGGAAATGCTGCCAGAACACCTCTTGAAGGGAAGGGATATAACGACGACCCCGCTTTCGAGGGCTCCTGTCGGAACCGGCCCATACAAGTTCAAAAGCTGGAAGACGGGCGACAGGATAGTTCTTGAGGCATTTGACAAGTACTTCG
Proteins encoded in this region:
- a CDS encoding endonuclease Q family protein: MRLFADLHIHSRFSRATSRTLNLEVLAQGAELKGIKVIGTGDFTHPVWLDEIETGLRENGSGLYFLPGRKEISFMLTAEISTIYKQDGRVRKVHHLIGAPDMGVARRISEALSKIGNINSDGRPIIGMSSRNLLDLVLNASADAFIIPAHIWTPWFSALGSKSGFDSISECYLDLAEHIFACETGLSSDPPMNRMVKSLDAYFLVSNSDAHSADKLGREATIFECEPGYYEMLNAMKTGSGLAGTIEFFPEEGKYHLDGHRDCGVTLEPDETEKLNGRCPVCGKPLTIGVLYRVHELSDRVNGTAPKARPFDYAIPLKELLGECFDVGPASAKVERIYESLIKKLGPELNILLDVPIEDIVKASDEKLGLAVSNMRSGRVIRKPGYDGVFGVISALKDAPAGMQKQMIEYERPEINDETLRRRKEQLTLF